One candidate division WOR-3 bacterium genomic window, GAAGGCGCCCCGATATTTTTCAGCGAAACCGGTCCTGGCTCAAAATACGCTCCTTTAATCTTGTCTCTCGGCGCGGGTCTTCTGATAGGTTTTCTTGCCCAGAGGTCGAGGTTCTGCACGATGGGAGCCGTAAGAGATGTGGTTCTCATAAGAGATTGGCATCTGATAAGCGGAGTCGGGGCTCTTGTGGTCGCGGCTTTTATTTTGAATATAGTTTTCAAGCAGTTTCATCCCGGATTTGCACTTCAGCCTGTTTCACACTCTTTTCATATTTGGAATTTCCTCGGCATGGCGCTTTCAGGGCTTGCTTTCGCTCTAGCAGGCGGTTGTCCAGGCAGGCAGTTGTTTCTTTCGGGAGAAGGAGACCAGGACGCAGGCTTGTTCGTCATGGGAATGATAGTAGGAGCGGGATTTTCACACAACTTCCTTATGGCGGCGTCTCCAGACAAGCTTAACGAAGCCGGTAACCTCGTAATCGGCGGGCCCGGTATCTTCGGCAAGTACGCTGTCGTTGCGGGTTTGATTTTTTGCGTGATTTTGGGCCTGACAATGAAAAATATCAGAGAAAAAAAAGGAGCATGAAATGGATGAAATCACTGTCGACGCGAGAGGGCTTTCATGTCCGCAGCCTGTCCTCGATACATTAAAAGCAATTGACTGTTACAAAAGCGGTTTCATCGAAGTTCTTGTAGACACGGCTACATCGAGGGATAACGTCAGGAGAGCGGCTGAAAAAAAAGGTTTTAAAGTCGAGATTGCCGAAGAAACGGAAAGGGATATATTTAAACTAAAGCTGTCCAGATAACATGAGCATAATCTATCTGGATAATTCGGCAACTTCATGGCCGAAACCGCGTGAAGTCACCAAAGCGATGAAATCCTTCATGGAGTATCCTGGTTCAAATTCATCAAGAGGTTCTCACAGAATGTCTATCGAATCCGGGAGGATGGTTTATGAATGCAGAGAAAAAATCGCTTTGTTATTCGGTCAAGCTGATCCTACGAAAGTCATTTTCACGAGCAACGCTACAGAAGCTGTCAACACGGTTCTGTACGGC contains:
- a CDS encoding sulfurtransferase TusA family protein; the encoded protein is MDEITVDARGLSCPQPVLDTLKAIDCYKSGFIEVLVDTATSRDNVRRAAEKKGFKVEIAEETERDIFKLKLSR
- a CDS encoding YedE-related selenium metabolism membrane protein; this encodes MVGKITGFFASKWGIVLSGGIIGIIAVLLQKFGNPQNMGVCVACFERDIAGALGLHRNPAVQYIRPEIIGFVLGSMISALIFREFKPRSGSSPLVRFFLGMFAMIGALVFLGCPWRAFLRLSAGDGNAVSGIFGLITGVSTGSYFLKKGFSLGRNIKTSWAGGLIFPLFMILLLAFLAFKVSFGEGAPIFFSETGPGSKYAPLILSLGAGLLIGFLAQRSRFCTMGAVRDVVLIRDWHLISGVGALVVAAFILNIVFKQFHPGFALQPVSHSFHIWNFLGMALSGLAFALAGGCPGRQLFLSGEGDQDAGLFVMGMIVGAGFSHNFLMAASPDKLNEAGNLVIGGPGIFGKYAVVAGLIFCVILGLTMKNIREKKGA